The sequence CCGCCGCCGCCCCGGGCGGGCCGGTCGGCCGAGCCTGACCCGCGAGCCGGCGCTCAGCCGGCCAGCCGGGAACCGTTCCGCCCCGCGATGACCTCCAGCCGCGTCGGGATCCGGGTGCGCAGCTCCTCCAGGTGACTGATCACACCGACCGTGCGCCCGCCCCGCCGGAGCTCGTCCAGGACGGTCATCACCGCGTCCAGCGCCTGCGCGTCGAGGGTGCCGAAGCCCTCGTCGACGAAGAGGGTGTCGATGCGCACGCCACCGGTCTCGGCGGTGACGACGTCGGCGAGGCCGAGCGCCAGCGCCAGCGACGCCATGAAGCTCTCGCCGCCGGAGAGGGTCTTCGTGGGCCGCCGGGCGCCGGTGTACTCGTCGAAGACGTCCAGCCCCAGCCCGCCCCGGGCACCGTGCCGTCCCTGCGCGTCGCTGTGCAGGAAGGTGTACCGACCGCCGGACATGTCCAGCAGCCGCCGGCTGGCCACCTCGGCCACCTGCTCGAGGCGCGCCGCGAGCACGAAGGACTGCAGCCGCATCCTGCGGGCGTTCGCCCCCCGGCCGTGGGCCAGGTCGGCCAGCGCGGTCACCTGGTCGGCCCAGTCGCGCAGCTCGGCCAGCTCCAGCTCCGCGGCCGTCACCCGGCCGACGAGGTCGGCCAGCGACGTCGCGCAGCGCCGCGCCTGCTCCAGCGCGGCCACCGCCTCCTCCCGCCGCCGGGTCACACCCGCGCAGCGGTCCTCCAGCGCCTCCAGGTCGGGCCGCGGGGGGAGATCGGCCAGCTCGGCGTCGGCCAGCCGCCCCCGCAGCAACGCCACCCGCTGGTCGTGCCCGTCCAGCTCCCGGTCCAGCCCGGCGAGGCGGCCGGGTTCCAGCAGCGCCGCCGCCGCGTCGAGCAGGTCGTCGAAGCCCGCGGCCCCGGCGCGCTCCTCGGCGGCCCTCCGGGCGGCTTCGGCCTGGGCCTGCGCCCGCGTCGACTCGGCTCCGGCGGCGACGACCGCCTCGCACCGGTCAGCCGCCCCCGACAGCCGCGCCACGCGGGCCGGGAGGTCGGCGTCGCCGCCGCGCGCGGCGGTCAGCCGCTCGGACAGCTCGGCCAGCCCGAGGGCGCGGGCCTCCCGCTCGGCGATGCGCGCGCGCCGCTCCTCGCGGTCGGCGGCCAGCCGGGCGGTCGCGGCCTCCCGCTCGCCGGCCAGCCGCTGCAGCTCCGCCTCGGCTGCGGCGAGCCCTCCGGCCAGCTCCGCGGTGGCCCGGACGGCGGCGGTGAGGCCGGCCACCCGATCGGCCTGCTCCCGCGCCGGCAGCTCCCCGGCGCGGGCGCGGACCACGGCCAGTTCCCGCTCGGCGGCGTCGAGCCGGGCGGTGGCCGCGGCGAGTGCGGTCTCCCCGGCGTCGGCGACCACTCGGGCGGCGTCCTCGTCGGCCGCCGTGACCCGCACCCCGTCGTGCACCGCCGGCCGCGGGTGCTCGGTCGCACCGCAGACCGGGCAGTCCGCCCCGTCGGTGAGCGCCGCGGCCAGCTCCGCGGCCATCCCGTCGAGCCGCCGGCCGCGCAGGTCCAGCCACTGCTCGCGGGCGTCGGCCCACTCCTCCCGGCGCACCCGGACGTCCGCGCGCAGCTCCTCCAGCCGGCCGGCCAGCGACTCGGCGGCCCGGGCCGCCGCAAGCGCGTCCTGCGCGGCGTCGAGCGCGCTGCGCTGCGCCGGCAGCTCGGCGGCCGCCGTCCGGGCCCGGACGAGCCGCTCCTCGTGCTCGGCGAGCCGGGCGGGGAACCCGGCCACGGCCCGCTCCCCCGCGGCGCAGCGCGCGGCCAGCTCGTCGACGGTCCGATCCAGCGCCGCGACGGTGCGCTCGATCGCCGCCGCCCGCTCCACCTCCGGCAGCAGCGCCCGCGCCCCGGCTGCCTGGTCCCGCAGCTCGCGGGCCACGGCCGGGGTCGCCTCGCGGCCGTCGGCCACCGGCGCCCACGCGACCTCCGCCGCGGTCAGCGCCTCGGCCGCCCGTTCCGCGGCCAGGGCTGCCGCACCGGCCGACTGCAGCACGTCGCGCAGCGGCTCGGCGCGGCGGCCGGCGTCGCGCTCGGCACGGAGGGGCGCGAGCGCGGGCTCCCGCTGCTCCAGCCGCGCCAGCTCCGTCGCCGCCTGGGCGCGCCGGGCGTGCCGCTCGTCGAGCGCCCGGGCGGCGGCCAGCTCGCCGTCGATCGCGGCCACCTCCGCGGCGGCGGCGTCGGCCCCGGCCGTCACCTCCGCCAGGCGGCCGGTGGCCGCCGCGCGGACCTTCTCCACCCACGGCACGACCCGGGTGCCCGGGCCCGCGCCCACCAGCTCGGGGGCGAGGTCCTCGGGCACGTCGACCTCGGCGATCTGGGCCACCCGCGCGACGAGGTTGCCCAGCTGGGCGCGCTGCACCGTGCTGCGCTCGCGGGCTGCCGCGCGCTCCTCGGCCAGCCAGTCCTCGGCCCGGGCGAACCGGTCGACGTCGAACAGCGTGCGGAGCAGCTCGGCACGGTGCTCGGGCTCGGCACGCAGGAACCGCGCGAAGTCCCCCTGCGGGAGCAGCACGACCTGGCAGAACTGGTGGACGTCGAGCCCCAGCCGGGTGCGCAGGTGCTCGGAGCCCTCGTCGATCCTCGTGCTGACCGGCTCCCACCCACCGTCGGTGAGCCGGGAGACCAGCAGCTTGGCCTGCTCGGTCGCCCACCCCTCGCCGCGCTTCTTCGGTCGCTGCTGCTCCGGCCGCCGGACCACCCGCAGCCGCTCCGGGCCCAGGGTCAGCTCGCAGGCGACCTCCGTGCGCGTGGCGGCGTCGGCGTGGTCGCTGCGCAGCCGCTTCTCCTCGCCGCGCGCGCCGGGCACCCGCCCGAAGAGGGCGAACACCACGGCGTCGAGCAGGGTGGTCTTGCCCGCGCCGGTGGGCCCCCACAGCAGGAAGAGGCCGTCCCGGCCCACGTCGTCGAGGTCGACCTCGACGGTGCCGGCGAACGGGCCGAACGCGGTGACCTGCAGCCGGTGCAGCCTCATCGGGCCACCTCCGCGCGGTCGCCGGCGCCCAGCGCCCGGGCCAGCAGCTCCCGCTCGGCCGCGGTGGCCGGGACGCCGCGGACGTGGCTGACGAACTCACCGGCGACGTCGAGGGCGCTGCGCCCCTTCATCCGCTCCTGGTAGCTCCCGCCCTCGGTCGCCGCCCCCGCGCCGGCCCAGTCCAGGTGCACGCAGAACGGGAACCGCTCCTGCAGCCGGCGCATCGGGTCGGCCGGCCGGATCGGGTCGGTGAGGCGGGCGGAGACGAAGTGCTGCTCGGCGGCGGCGAGCGCCGGCTCGGCGAGCAGCTCCTCCAGGGTGCCGGTGAGCACCGACAGCGCCCGGGGCGTGGGCAGGGGCACCGCCCGCACCTCGGCGAGGCCGTCGGCGTCGAGGTCGACCAGCCACGCCTGCTTCTGCTGCCCCGCCTCGCCGAAGGAGTAGGCCAGCGGCGACCCGCTGTACCGCATCCGCGTCGACAGCGTCTGCGGCCGGTGCAGGTGACCGAGGGCGACGTAGTCGACGCCGTCGAACACCCGGGCCGGTACGAGGTCGACCCCGCCGACGCAGATGTCCCGCTCGCTCTCGCTGGCCAGCCCGCCGCCGACGAAGGCGTGCGCGAGCACGACCGACCGGGCACCCGGGCGCAGGAACAGGTCGGCGCGCACCCGGTCCATGGCCTCGCGCAGCACCGCCTCGTGACCCCGCGCCGCGGGTACGCCCAGCTCGTGCCGGGCCACCTCCGGCTCGAGGTACGGGATGCCGTACACCGCCACCTCGCCGTGCTCGTCGGCGAGCAGCACCGGCTCGTCCAGGCGCGGGGTGACCGCCCGGACGTGCAGGCCGGCGGCGCTGAGCAGACCGGAGAACGTGCCGAGCCGACGGGCCGAGTCGTGGTTGCCCGGTGTCAGCACCACCCGGGCGCCGGTGGCCAGCAGCCGGCCGACGACCCGGTCGAGGACGCCGGTGGCGTCGGCCGAGGGCACCGCGCGGTCGTACACGTCACCGGCCACGACGACCACGTCGACCCGCTCGGCGGTGACGACGGCGGCCAGGCCGCTCAGCACCGCCTCCTGCTCGGCCAGCAGGTCGGTGCCGTGCAGGGTGCGACCGATGTGCCAGTCCGACGTGTGCAGCAGCCGCATAGGCGCACAAGGTAGGGAGGGGGTACGACAGAACCGCCCAGGCGCGCCGTGACGGGCCCGTCACACCGGGTTCGGGGGTCAGCGGACGCCGGTGGAGCGCCAGCCCTCCGCGGGCGGCAGGCCGTCGCCGCGGATGTACCAGGCGTTCTCCTGGGCCCGCCGGTCGGCGTCCTCCTCGATCATGAAGGCGAGCAGCTGCTGGACGCGGTCGGTGTCGGGGATCCGGCGCAGCACGGTGGCCCCGGCGTCCCCAGCCGTCTCGATGGTCAGCGTGCCCGAGTGGATGATCCGTTCCCACAGCGTCTGGGCGTAGGAGACGTCGGTGATCCGGGAGAGCCCGAGGTCGCGGCCGCGGCGGGCGAGGACGCCCTCGCGGAACAGCAGCCGGTGGGTGGTCACCACGTAGTGCGTCGTCCGCCAGCGCAGCAACGGGACGACGACGAGGAACAGCAGCAGCAGGGCCGCCACGACCACGATGGCCAGCCGGATCATGCCCTGCTGCGGCCCCGCCGGGACCAGCGCGGCCCCGAACGAGACGCCGCCGACGACGAGCAGGAAGGACACGACCGGCCGGAAGACCGTGAGCCAGTGCGGGTGCAGGTGGCGCACGACCTCTTCGTCGTCGGCGAGGAGCTTGTCGGGGTACGGCACCTCGTCAGGATGACGCAGCCACCCCGCCCAGTCATGCCTCCGCGACGCGTGTCCGGACGTGCCGGACGTCCCCGCTGGCCAGCTCGACGGTGCCCTCGGCGCCGTCGACGACCAGCCGCCCGTCCCAGTCGATCGCCCGCGCGGTGCCGACCAGCGCCGAGCCGTCCGGCATCGTCACCTCGACGGTGCTGCCGATCGTCGAGGACCACGCCAGGTAGTCGTGCGCGAGCCCGGAGACCACCGGGTCGCCCAGTGCCCGGACCCAGCCGCGGTACCGCCGCTCGACGGCCCGCAGGAAGCCCAGCAGCACCGGGGCACGGTCGACGGTCCCGCCGGTCACCACCGACAGGGACGTCCCGGTCTCCGGCAGCTC is a genomic window of Blastococcus sp. HT6-30 containing:
- a CDS encoding SMC family ATPase, with amino-acid sequence MRLHRLQVTAFGPFAGTVEVDLDDVGRDGLFLLWGPTGAGKTTLLDAVVFALFGRVPGARGEEKRLRSDHADAATRTEVACELTLGPERLRVVRRPEQQRPKKRGEGWATEQAKLLVSRLTDGGWEPVSTRIDEGSEHLRTRLGLDVHQFCQVVLLPQGDFARFLRAEPEHRAELLRTLFDVDRFARAEDWLAEERAAARERSTVQRAQLGNLVARVAQIAEVDVPEDLAPELVGAGPGTRVVPWVEKVRAAATGRLAEVTAGADAAAAEVAAIDGELAAARALDERHARRAQAATELARLEQREPALAPLRAERDAGRRAEPLRDVLQSAGAAALAAERAAEALTAAEVAWAPVADGREATPAVARELRDQAAGARALLPEVERAAAIERTVAALDRTVDELAARCAAGERAVAGFPARLAEHEERLVRARTAAAELPAQRSALDAAQDALAAARAAESLAGRLEELRADVRVRREEWADAREQWLDLRGRRLDGMAAELAAALTDGADCPVCGATEHPRPAVHDGVRVTAADEDAARVVADAGETALAAATARLDAAERELAVVRARAGELPAREQADRVAGLTAAVRATAELAGGLAAAEAELQRLAGEREAATARLAADREERRARIAEREARALGLAELSERLTAARGGDADLPARVARLSGAADRCEAVVAAGAESTRAQAQAEAARRAAEERAGAAGFDDLLDAAAALLEPGRLAGLDRELDGHDQRVALLRGRLADAELADLPPRPDLEALEDRCAGVTRRREEAVAALEQARRCATSLADLVGRVTAAELELAELRDWADQVTALADLAHGRGANARRMRLQSFVLAARLEQVAEVASRRLLDMSGGRYTFLHSDAQGRHGARGGLGLDVFDEYTGARRPTKTLSGGESFMASLALALGLADVVTAETGGVRIDTLFVDEGFGTLDAQALDAVMTVLDELRRGGRTVGVISHLEELRTRIPTRLEVIAGRNGSRLAG
- a CDS encoding PH domain-containing protein; amino-acid sequence: MPYPDKLLADDEEVVRHLHPHWLTVFRPVVSFLLVVGGVSFGAALVPAGPQQGMIRLAIVVVAALLLLFLVVVPLLRWRTTHYVVTTHRLLFREGVLARRGRDLGLSRITDVSYAQTLWERIIHSGTLTIETAGDAGATVLRRIPDTDRVQQLLAFMIEEDADRRAQENAWYIRGDGLPPAEGWRSTGVR
- a CDS encoding exonuclease SbcCD subunit D C-terminal domain-containing protein; this translates as MRLLHTSDWHIGRTLHGTDLLAEQEAVLSGLAAVVTAERVDVVVVAGDVYDRAVPSADATGVLDRVVGRLLATGARVVLTPGNHDSARRLGTFSGLLSAAGLHVRAVTPRLDEPVLLADEHGEVAVYGIPYLEPEVARHELGVPAARGHEAVLREAMDRVRADLFLRPGARSVVLAHAFVGGGLASESERDICVGGVDLVPARVFDGVDYVALGHLHRPQTLSTRMRYSGSPLAYSFGEAGQQKQAWLVDLDADGLAEVRAVPLPTPRALSVLTGTLEELLAEPALAAAEQHFVSARLTDPIRPADPMRRLQERFPFCVHLDWAGAGAATEGGSYQERMKGRSALDVAGEFVSHVRGVPATAAERELLARALGAGDRAEVAR